A single genomic interval of Gouania willdenowi chromosome 22, fGouWil2.1, whole genome shotgun sequence harbors:
- the ankrd63 gene encoding ankyrin repeat domain-containing protein 17, with protein MMRPKDLRQGSGTKTFLDAMHGGKVHLARFILDALDGRIINSKTENSRTPLMYAACLQDHVSRAKFTRLLLEKGADVNCQDEDGRTALSHACEMGHLDVVKLLVQFNADPDVSDAWGNSALMYAAFSGHSQVLEFLVRAFKRLGLKLDRTNNAGHSAIEVAKFFGHNHCMQVLSFPYRRSVGTDDSSIDGESSLPNRLPRHVLDRFSKQLNNEDQLPGVFQRQLKIGDSSRLWNRFKCPRSQSQEENHLPSWALPAQPEKSHNEKDQSILFTAKQMQNCKLRGLNASKSLSSALEQSKKNVRRDSELTTQTPDCFPQWGKAKSFNLDLLSSRKQSYQGDVGDMSLSAIKLKRASLQDDRCLIDKVDCLGKTRGLTNDCDKTVSMPKPLLNDKTQPVPAIEETSKESNDTAPPGWREQQKRGSFGLSVRHNKLLIARGEMESVKLPSRNPGFVGLGTRLLRRFTAPEFMRMVIDCSSSSSNGRGRMSRSETFPLSHTHQQVNSQLSVDSISAVKCEFESCSSQSTLD; from the coding sequence ATGATGCGGCCGAAAGATTTACGCCAGGGCTCTGGCACAAAGACCTTCCTGGATGCCATGCACGGTGGAAAGGTCCACCTTGCGCGCTTCATCCTGGATGCCTTGGATGGGAGAATCATCAACTCAAAGACAGAAAACAGCCGCACTCCACTCATGTATGCTGCTTGCCTGCAAGACCACGTATCCAGGGCCAAGTTTACCCGGCTGCTGTTGGAGAAAGGGGCTGATGTCAACTGCCAGGATGAGGATGGCCGTACGGCCCTCAGCCACGCCTGTGAGATGGGTCACCTCGATGTTGTTAAGCTTCTGGTGCAGTTCAATGCTGACCCTGATGTCTCTGACGCCTGGGGTAACAGTGCACTGATGTATGCTGCCTTCTCTGGGCACAGCCAAGTGCTAGAGTTTCTAGTAAGGGCTTTCAAAAGACTAGGACTGAAGTTGGACAGGACCAATAATGCTGGTCACTCAGCCATTGAAGTGGCCAAATTCTTTGGGCATAATCACTGCATGCAGGTCCTGAGCTTTCCCTACAGGAGGAGTGTTGGTACAGATGATTCATCTATTGATGGAGAGAGCAGCCTTCCCAACAGACTCCCCAGGCATGTCCTGGACAGGTTTTCCAAACAGTTAAATAATGAAGACCAACTGCCAGGGGTATTTCAGAGACAGCTAAAGATTGGAGACAGCAGCAGACTGTGGAACCGTTTCAAATGTCCCAGGAGTCAGTCTCAGGAAGAAAACCATCTCCCCAGTTGGGCTCTACCTGCTCAGCCAGAGAAAAGCCACAACGAGAAGGATCAGAGCATTCTCTTTACAGCCAAGCAAATGCAAAACTGCAAGCTCAGAGGACTAAATGCGTCTAAATCACTGAGTTCTGCTCTTGAGCAAAGCAAGAAAAATGTCCGCCGAGACTCTGAGCTGACAACACAAACACCAGATTGTTTCCCTCAATGGGGAAAAGCAAAGTCATTTAACCTGGACCTTCTGAGCAGTAGAAAGCAGTCCTATCAGGGTGATGTGGGTGACATGAGCCTGTCAGCCATCAAATTAAAGAGGGCCTCTCTACAGGATGACAGATGCCTGATAGACAAGGTGGACTGTCTGGGGAAGACACGGGGTCTCACAAATGATTGTGACAAAACTGTTTCCATGCCCAAACCTCTTTTAAATGACAAGACTCAGCCAGTGCCAGCAATAGAGGAGACAAGCAAAGAGTCTAATGACACCGCTCCACCTGGATGGAGAGAGCAGCAGAAAAGGGGAAGCTTCGGTCTCAGTGTCAGACACAACAAACTACTCATTGCCAGAGGTGAGATGGAGTCAGTAAAGCTTCCCAGTCGCAATCCAGGGTTTGTGGGTCTCGGGACCAGGCTGCTGCGTCGGTTCACTGCACCAGAGTTCATGAGGATGGTGATAGATTGCTCGTCGAGTTCTTCAAATGGCAGAGGTCGGATGTCCCGCTCGGAGACCTTCCCTCTCTCGCACACACACCAGCAGGTCAACAGTCAGCTGAGCGTCGACAGTATCAGTGCAGTGAAGTGTGAGTTTGAAAGCTGTTCATCTCAGTCCACCCTCGATTAG
- the pak6 gene encoding serine/threonine-protein kinase PAK 6: MFRKKKKKRPEISAPKNFEHRVHTSFDAKRGCFVGLPTQWQSLIENLRRPKPMVDPSRITEMELRPKKTIVRGSMFGHGEYISAMINDMSRLSVTSSNSLRKSSPSARKRARSLGRLGEVNEGDTYQYEGLTQDDDEDVGVEDWRDRARNIHSETNTPYLGMKKSITLQPNGILPKAKSTYEVGVSSHDGPLPPTVSQNIQVSSQVAFVSGGAGNPQERVIWKKDFQLPHGMRPNQRPVACFYSPAITVQQSHGDQGTAPSDFRPSVQMYMHPQNSPGRPFSCYDLKTESGVRYHSGFLPTGTSSPLVGGIRPQRTVRSSASYTLGLSPNIGLRPSGPDPFLRQSGCPNPPYPLQDSPSQPRPSPTGSLATSPPGTCSPAFRPPQQPSPRPPPDPPKVTHEQFKAALQMVVDKGDPRSYLENFAKIGEGSTGVVCIATEKHSGRQVAVKMMDLRRQQRRELLFNEVVIMRDYQHRNVVEMFKSALVEEELWVIMEYLQGGALTNIVSETRLNEEQIATVCEAVLQALAYLHSQGVIHRDIKSDSILLTLDGRVKLSDFGFCAQISKDIPKRKSLVGTPYWMAPEVISKSPYGTEVDVWSMGIMVVEMVDGEPPYFSETPVAAMKRLRDEPAPSVRNTNQVSPVLKDFLDRMLTRDPLDRASATDLLEHPFLLQSGSPQCLVPLVEQYRKRMSRC; the protein is encoded by the exons ATGTTtcggaagaagaaaaagaagaggccTGAAATATCCGCGCCCAAAAACTTCGAGCACCGCGTCCACACCTCATTCGACGCCAAGCGTGGCTGTTTTGTAGGTCTGCCGACCCAATGGCAGAGTCTGATAGAGAACCTTCGAAGGCCCAAACCCATGGTGGATCCCTCCAGGATTACAGAGATGGAGCTAAGGCCAAAAAAG ACAATCGTGCGTGGGAGCATGTTCGGTCATGGTGAATATATCTCAGCAATGATCAACGATATGAGTCGTCTGTCTGTAACCAGCTCCAACTCGTTGCGGAAGAGCAGCCCATCGGCCAGGAAGAGAGCTCGGTCCCTGGGGAGGCTGGGGGAGGTAAATGAAGGAGACACTTACCAATATGAAGGTCTGACACAGgacgatgatgaagatgttggtGTAGAAGATTGGAGGGATAGGGCCAGGAACATCCATAGTGAGACCAACACCCCATACCTGGGAATGAAAAAAAGCATCACTCTGCAGCCCAATGGGATTTTACCAAAAGCCAAGTCCACCTATGAGGTGGGTGTTTCCTCCCACGATGGACCTTTGCCACCTACAGTGTCTCAGAACATCCAGGTATCTAGTCAAGTCGCTTTTGTGAGTGGCGGAGCTGGAAATCCTCAGGAAAGAGTGATTTGGAAGAAAGACTTCCAGCTGCCTCATGGAATGAGACCAAATCAGAGACCTGTAGCTTGTTTCTACAGCCCTGCAATCACAGTGCAGCAGTCGCATGGAGATCAAGGGACAGCTCCGTCTGACTTCCGGCCGAGTGTACAAATGTACATGCACCCACAAAACAGTCCGGGGAGGCCCTTCTCCTGCTATGACCTTAAG ACAGAGTCGGGGGTGAGGTATCACTCTGGTTTCCTGCCCACTGGCACCAGCAGTCCTCTGGTTGGAGGCATCAGACCCCAGCGGACGGTGCGCTCCTCTGCAAGCTACACCTTAGGTCTGTCCCCCAACATCGGGCTGAGGCCCAGCGGACCAGACCCTTTTCTCAGGCAATCCGGATGTCCAAACCCACCTTACCCTCTTCAAGACAGTCCTTCCCAGCCTCGACCTTCACCTACTGGTTCACTGGCCACCAGCCCACCTGGTACTTGTTCCCCTGCCTTTAGACCTCCACAACAGCCTTCCCCCCGACCACCCCCAGACCCACCCAAAGTCACCCATGAACAGTTTAAAGCAGCCCTGCAGATGGTGGTTGACAAAGGGGATCCTCGTTCTTACCTGGAGAACTTTGCAAAGATCGGGGAGGGATCAACGGGGGTGGTGTGTATTGCTACAGAGAAGCACAGTGGCAGACAAGTAGCGGTGAAGATGATGGACCTGAGAAGACAACAGAGGAGAGAGCTGCTCTTTAACGAG GTGGTTATCATGAGGGACTATCAGCACAGGAACGTGGTGGAGATGTTTAAGTCAGCTCTGGTGGAGGAGGAGCTGTGGGTAATCATGGAGTACCTTCAGGGTGGAGCGCTCACCAACATAGTGTCCGAAACAAG ATTGAATGAGGAGCAGATTGCTACTGTGTGTGAAGCTGTTCTACAAGCCCTGGCATATCTTCACTCACAGGGCGTCATCCATAGAGACATCAAGAGTGACTCCATACTCCTGACGCTCGATGGAAGG GTCAAGCTTTCAGACTTTGGCTTCTGTGCTCAGATTAGTAAGGACATTCCCAAGAGGAAGTCTCTTGTGGGAACACCCTATTGGATGGCTCCTGAGGTCATCTCCAAATCCCCATATGGTACTGAG GTGGATGTTTGGTCCATGGGTATCATGGTGGTGGAGATGGTGGATGGTGAGCCTCCGTATTTCAGTGAAACCCCTGTGGCAGCAATGAAGAGACTGCGAGATGAGCCAGCCCCGAGCGTTCGAAATACCAATcag GTCTCCCCAGTTTTAAAAGACTTTCTTGACCGTATGCTGACTCGGGACCCCCTTGATCGAGCTAGTGCCACCGACCTGCTGGAGCATCCTTTCTTGCTGCAGAGTGGCTCACCTCAGTGCCTGGTTCCACTGGTGGAGCAGTACCGCAAACGCATGTCCCGCTGCTGA